A single Arachidicoccus sp. BS20 DNA region contains:
- a CDS encoding PIG-L family deacetylase, with protein MNNSQSFNNIQSLNMFARVLYVGMHPGDEDTQLLAYLSKHKHCDIGYLSLTRGEEMANYAGYEKGIDLGIIHTQELSNAAKIAGFEPLITCAMDLGNYPSTKEIFGVWDEDLIMSNLVWAIRYFRPDIIITPYNNDKDSAGGILASLIIEANKRASNKDYNSIQLAGRFNFLDTVSAKQIFWDVPDSLQINRNDCIPVYTNQTDESSGITYNEIAKQAYLCERSVFKDLGNLPLRKDTQYLKPLLSSSKSLFENIDTSWSRTGNDFHNEVDSIAAQFDFLHPEKSLKNLTDLYQQINQSGIDNFWKKIKLQQLQNIILCCAGISTEAFCDKPFGVLGQDYDFSVSVKNNLSDIKISNLHINDSIYQFDTSLAAKSNYLFTKKFHLSLDDNAYQPFWLNKPIRTTQSYRIDDSMTDKLIDTACYSATFTLIVNNLPLTIKTPLVYHTFDRMNGDIVEPFYAVEPVLVSQQPLVLLTNVTGDTKANKNTDINLKFRTMFSGTMFTIVEIQKLGKISTKNGQATTSDIPEYLYRSDTTVSFKPNDVFKIKIPFKDNDVQKNVAKTKSLIPSVLMNFSGNGESFDSNIKEINYNYIPNVLYNYHDETTVVNDEIKTKGKHVAYLFGLPDDALNNALYQLGYKTDDVSMEKLNLDSLKNYDAIIIGNYLPKEDLDTNVLKTTQFNLENYVYKGGTLISFANDDELNFLLPHSITTASQSIIKNPLALKFVAAGDSSLFSYPNKIDINSIANWNNQLAYGFALQYDNHFQPALKIQSLKDNSFVAPILYTHDGNGIAIYCNLDIPSQALNAQPDAFKLLANFIAFVHHNNNGNH; from the coding sequence ATGAATAATTCTCAAAGTTTCAACAACATTCAATCGCTGAATATGTTTGCACGCGTGTTGTATGTTGGTATGCACCCCGGCGATGAAGATACGCAATTGCTTGCATATTTATCAAAGCATAAACATTGTGATATCGGCTATCTAAGTCTTACGCGCGGAGAAGAAATGGCGAATTATGCAGGCTATGAAAAAGGAATTGATTTAGGAATTATTCATACGCAAGAATTGTCCAACGCCGCTAAAATAGCTGGTTTTGAGCCGCTGATAACTTGTGCGATGGACTTGGGAAACTATCCTTCTACAAAAGAGATTTTCGGCGTTTGGGACGAAGATTTGATTATGTCAAATCTCGTTTGGGCAATTCGTTATTTCCGTCCTGATATTATTATCACGCCTTATAACAATGATAAAGACAGCGCAGGCGGCATACTTGCTTCGCTGATAATTGAAGCAAATAAAAGAGCAAGTAATAAAGATTATAACTCCATTCAATTAGCCGGGCGTTTTAATTTTTTAGATACCGTTTCCGCTAAACAAATTTTTTGGGACGTTCCTGATTCTTTACAAATAAACAGAAACGATTGCATTCCCGTTTATACCAATCAAACCGACGAGTCAAGCGGAATAACCTATAATGAAATTGCGAAGCAAGCTTATCTCTGCGAGCGAAGCGTGTTCAAAGATTTGGGCAATCTTCCTTTGAGAAAAGACACACAATATTTGAAACCATTATTGTCTTCTTCAAAAAGCCTTTTTGAAAATATTGATACTTCGTGGTCGAGAACCGGCAATGACTTTCATAATGAGGTTGATTCAATTGCTGCACAATTTGATTTTCTTCATCCTGAAAAATCGTTGAAAAATTTGACTGATTTATATCAACAAATTAATCAATCCGGTATTGATAATTTTTGGAAAAAAATAAAGCTGCAACAGTTGCAAAACATTATTCTTTGCTGTGCAGGAATTTCCACAGAAGCCTTTTGCGATAAGCCTTTCGGCGTTCTTGGGCAAGATTATGATTTTTCTGTTTCAGTTAAAAATAATTTGTCTGATATAAAAATTTCCAATCTTCACATCAACGATTCCATTTATCAATTTGACACTTCGCTCGCTGCAAAAAGCAATTATCTTTTTACAAAGAAATTTCATCTTTCTTTGGACGATAATGCTTACCAGCCTTTCTGGCTCAACAAACCGATAAGAACAACTCAGTCTTATCGCATCGATGATTCAATGACGGACAAATTAATTGATACAGCCTGCTATTCCGCAACCTTTACTTTGATTGTCAACAATCTGCCATTGACAATTAAAACGCCGCTTGTTTATCACACATTTGACAGGATGAACGGCGATATTGTTGAACCGTTTTACGCCGTAGAGCCTGTGCTGGTTTCTCAGCAACCGCTCGTATTATTGACAAATGTTACAGGCGATACCAAAGCGAATAAAAACACGGATATTAATTTAAAATTCCGCACCATGTTCTCCGGCACCATGTTCACGATTGTTGAAATACAAAAACTTGGAAAGATTTCAACAAAAAACGGGCAAGCTACTACGTCCGACATTCCTGAATATTTGTATCGTTCCGATACTACTGTCAGCTTTAAGCCAAACGACGTTTTTAAAATAAAAATTCCTTTCAAAGACAATGATGTGCAAAAGAATGTTGCGAAAACAAAATCGCTGATTCCCTCTGTATTAATGAATTTTTCGGGTAATGGAGAATCGTTTGACTCAAACATAAAAGAAATCAATTACAATTACATTCCAAATGTGCTGTACAATTATCATGACGAAACAACTGTTGTGAATGATGAAATAAAAACTAAAGGAAAACATGTTGCTTATTTATTTGGTTTGCCGGATGATGCGCTCAACAACGCACTGTATCAACTTGGCTATAAAACAGACGATGTAAGCATGGAAAAACTGAATTTGGACAGTTTGAAAAATTATGATGCAATCATTATCGGCAATTATTTACCAAAAGAAGATTTAGACACAAATGTTTTGAAAACGACACAATTCAATTTAGAAAATTATGTGTACAAAGGCGGCACATTAATCAGCTTTGCGAACGATGACGAGCTGAATTTTTTATTGCCGCATTCAATCACAACAGCTTCACAAAGTATCATCAAAAATCCTTTGGCGCTAAAATTTGTTGCAGCAGGCGACTCTTCCCTATTCAGCTATCCAAACAAAATTGATATTAACAGCATTGCAAATTGGAACAATCAGCTCGCTTATGGTTTTGCTTTGCAATACGACAATCATTTTCAGCCGGCGTTAAAAATTCAGTCACTAAAAGACAATTCATTTGTTGCGCCGATATTGTATACACACGACGGAAACGGCATTGCCATTTATTGTAATTTGGACATACCTTCGCAGGCATTGAACGCTCAACCGGATGCGTTCAAATTATTGGCAAATTTTATCGCATTCGTGCATCATAACAACAATGGAAATCATTAA
- a CDS encoding acyl-CoA dehydrogenase family protein — MEIINHPRELLQQDWIDILRNYSEEAEQNGILHPKQIQLLFNNNWLKALTAKDYGGLEWSLPQIVSFEEAIGWADGSAGWVFTLCSGAAWFSGFLNRDFANKIFSEKNVCLAGSGAASGIAKKINDENYLVSGSWKYASGAPFATVFTANCVVEDEQKIKAFCFLKDEVTISKTWNSIGLIASSSESFSVNNVVIPKERCFEIDANKTIISSPLYQYPFLQLAESTIAANVSGMALHFIEECESLFKEKKYRGGNVLWENKNIQSIFQKEKSNWQNARNQLHKSVEISWNELLDKHTISDENLQEVSNASQKLAKVCRQIVNNLYPLTGLTGANRNADINRVWRDFQTGSQHAIFMDV; from the coding sequence ATGGAAATCATTAATCATCCCAGAGAATTATTACAGCAAGATTGGATTGATATTTTAAGAAATTATTCCGAAGAAGCGGAACAAAACGGAATATTACATCCAAAGCAAATACAGTTATTGTTTAACAACAATTGGCTGAAAGCATTGACAGCAAAGGATTATGGCGGATTAGAATGGTCGCTGCCGCAAATTGTTTCGTTTGAAGAAGCCATCGGCTGGGCAGATGGAAGCGCAGGCTGGGTATTTACATTATGCAGCGGTGCAGCTTGGTTTTCCGGTTTTTTGAATCGGGATTTTGCAAATAAAATTTTCTCTGAAAAAAATGTTTGCCTTGCCGGAAGCGGCGCAGCATCGGGTATTGCGAAGAAAATAAACGACGAAAATTATCTTGTTTCGGGCAGTTGGAAATACGCCAGCGGTGCACCTTTCGCTACCGTTTTTACGGCAAATTGTGTTGTGGAAGACGAGCAAAAAATAAAAGCATTTTGTTTTCTGAAAGATGAAGTAACCATTTCCAAAACATGGAACAGCATTGGTTTGATTGCATCTTCGAGCGAATCATTTTCCGTGAACAATGTGGTTATTCCGAAAGAAAGATGTTTTGAAATTGATGCAAATAAAACAATTATTTCTTCGCCCTTATATCAATATCCTTTTTTGCAATTGGCTGAAAGTACAATTGCAGCTAACGTTTCGGGCATGGCTCTGCATTTTATCGAAGAATGCGAATCATTATTCAAAGAGAAAAAATATCGCGGCGGAAATGTTTTGTGGGAAAATAAAAACATTCAATCCATTTTCCAAAAAGAAAAAAGCAATTGGCAAAATGCAAGAAATCAATTGCACAAATCAGTCGAAATTTCCTGGAATGAATTGCTGGATAAGCATACGATTTCCGATGAAAATTTACAGGAAGTTTCAAATGCTTCGCAGAAATTAGCAAAAGTTTGCCGGCAGATTGTAAACAATTTATATCCATTGACAGGTTTGACGGGTGCAAATAGAAATGCTGATATAAACCGCGTGTGGCGCGACTTTCAGACGGGAAGCCAGCACGCAATTTTTATGGATGTATAA
- the pheT gene encoding phenylalanine--tRNA ligase subunit beta, whose amino-acid sequence MNDKILSMTISYNWLNEYLPEKIDTEKLSKILTSIGLEVESLEKYESIKGGLKGLLVGEVLTCEQHPNADKLKLTTVNIGAGEPLKIVCGAPNVAAGQKVIVATVGTTIYPTTGEPLTMKVAKIRGEESFGMLCAEDELGMGESHSGIIVLPNDVKAGTPAAEYFSVYEDWIYEIGLTPNRMDAMSHIGVARDVCAYLTHHEHKKTSYKIPSVNSFKPDTKNFAIDVTIENTDACPRYTGVTISNVEVAPSPEWLQNKLKAIGIRSINNIVDITNFVLHETGQPLHAFDADEIAGNKVIVKNLPEGTPFVTLDEKERKLSSEDLMICNAEEGMCIAGVFGGAKSGVKETTKNIFLESAVFNATSIRKTSVRHGLRTDAATRFEKGVDISNTLYVLKRAALLIKEIAGGEISSDIVDVYPAPKEKTQVALKYHYLKKLSGKNYHQETIIDVLEALGFEKIKDSLDEVWWAVPFSKPDISLPADIVEEILRIDGLDNIEIPTSIRLSPSVDALGFKEDVRERIANYLVGQGFNEIMTNSITNSKYYDETILNHTVKMLNSLSADLDVMRPSMLETGLESLAYNIHRKNTNLQFFEFGKTYHTSGIGNYTEQEHLSLYITGKNHEDEWNEKGKALDFYRAKGLTEAVLKLSGIQNIQYKNLEDEAGISVLANKKRIGKIISVAKQQRDFFDIKSPVYFVDIDFGMIISIKSTEQILYKEVPRFPAVQRDLAMVLDKSVQYGNILSIIKKLNISILKETRLFDIFESEKLGTDKKSLAINFTFLDEEKTLTDKDVDNVINNLITAFEKELNAEIRK is encoded by the coding sequence TTGAACGATAAGATTTTATCAATGACTATTTCATACAATTGGCTGAACGAATATTTACCCGAAAAAATAGATACGGAAAAATTATCCAAAATCCTTACTTCTATTGGCTTGGAAGTGGAGAGTTTGGAAAAATACGAGAGCATCAAAGGCGGCTTGAAAGGCTTGCTTGTGGGCGAAGTTCTAACTTGTGAACAACATCCGAATGCAGATAAATTAAAATTGACAACCGTCAATATAGGTGCGGGCGAACCTTTAAAAATTGTTTGCGGCGCGCCCAATGTTGCTGCGGGACAAAAAGTAATTGTGGCGACTGTTGGCACTACAATTTACCCGACAACCGGTGAACCTTTAACGATGAAAGTTGCGAAGATTCGCGGCGAAGAAAGCTTCGGAATGCTTTGCGCGGAAGATGAATTGGGCATGGGCGAAAGCCATTCGGGCATTATTGTTTTGCCAAATGACGTAAAAGCGGGAACGCCTGCCGCAGAATATTTTTCTGTGTATGAAGATTGGATTTATGAAATCGGTCTTACGCCCAATCGTATGGATGCGATGAGTCATATTGGCGTGGCGCGCGACGTATGCGCTTATCTCACACATCACGAACATAAAAAAACTTCTTATAAAATCCCTTCTGTCAATAGTTTCAAGCCGGATACTAAAAATTTCGCGATTGATGTAACTATTGAAAATACCGATGCTTGTCCGCGTTACACGGGCGTTACTATTTCCAACGTGGAAGTTGCGCCGTCGCCGGAATGGTTGCAGAACAAACTGAAAGCAATCGGCATTCGCAGCATCAACAATATTGTGGACATTACCAATTTTGTGTTGCACGAAACCGGGCAACCTTTACACGCTTTTGATGCAGATGAAATTGCAGGCAACAAAGTGATTGTAAAAAATCTTCCGGAAGGTACGCCGTTCGTTACTCTGGACGAAAAGGAGCGCAAACTTTCTTCCGAAGATTTGATGATTTGCAATGCGGAAGAAGGAATGTGTATCGCGGGCGTTTTCGGCGGTGCAAAAAGCGGTGTTAAGGAAACAACTAAAAATATTTTTCTCGAAAGTGCGGTGTTCAATGCAACCAGCATTCGCAAAACATCCGTGCGTCATGGTTTGCGCACCGATGCTGCTACGCGGTTTGAAAAAGGCGTGGATATTTCCAACACGTTGTATGTGCTGAAACGTGCAGCGTTATTGATTAAAGAAATTGCGGGCGGAGAAATCAGTTCGGATATTGTGGATGTTTATCCTGCGCCGAAAGAGAAAACGCAGGTCGCGTTAAAATATCATTACCTTAAAAAATTGAGCGGGAAAAATTATCATCAGGAAACGATTATTGATGTACTTGAAGCCTTAGGTTTTGAGAAAATAAAAGATTCGCTGGATGAAGTTTGGTGGGCTGTACCTTTCAGCAAGCCGGACATCAGTTTGCCTGCGGATATTGTAGAAGAAATTTTGCGTATCGACGGATTGGATAATATTGAAATTCCAACTTCTATTCGCCTTTCGCCATCGGTGGATGCGTTGGGTTTTAAAGAAGATGTACGCGAAAGAATCGCTAATTATCTGGTTGGTCAGGGTTTCAATGAAATTATGACCAACTCGATTACCAACAGCAAATATTACGACGAAACAATTCTGAATCACACCGTGAAAATGCTCAACAGTTTGAGTGCTGATTTGGATGTGATGCGACCTTCGATGCTGGAAACCGGCTTGGAAAGTCTGGCGTATAATATTCATCGCAAAAATACGAATCTGCAATTCTTTGAATTTGGTAAAACCTATCATACATCAGGCATCGGCAATTACACGGAACAGGAACATTTATCTTTATACATCACAGGAAAAAATCATGAAGACGAATGGAATGAAAAAGGAAAAGCATTGGATTTCTATCGCGCGAAAGGCTTGACAGAAGCGGTTTTGAAGCTTTCGGGCATTCAGAATATTCAGTATAAAAACTTGGAAGATGAAGCAGGAATTTCAGTTCTTGCAAATAAAAAACGAATAGGAAAAATCATTTCCGTTGCGAAGCAGCAAAGAGATTTTTTCGACATAAAATCGCCGGTTTATTTTGTAGATATAGATTTTGGTATGATAATTTCTATAAAATCAACCGAGCAAATTTTATACAAAGAAGTACCGCGTTTTCCTGCCGTGCAGCGCGATTTGGCAATGGTTTTGGACAAATCGGTTCAGTATGGAAATATTCTTTCGATTATTAAAAAATTAAACATTTCCATTTTAAAAGAAACACGTTTGTTCGATATTTTTGAAAGCGAAAAACTGGGCACAGATAAAAAATCTTTAGCCATCAATTTTACATTTTTGGATGAAGAAAAAACGCTGACGGATAAAGATGTGGATAATGTCATCAACAATCTTATCACTGCTTTTGAAAAAGAACTGAACGCAGAGATAAGGAAGTAG
- a CDS encoding cell division protein ZapA, with protein MVDLIVIQVVIGDRTFRLKVNRKDEEVVRKTIKLVNDKVLEYKTNFAGKDMQDYVSMALLWFATEQNKAGSLMIEQQETNQKLNSLENRLDKLLNE; from the coding sequence ATGGTTGATTTAATTGTCATACAAGTTGTCATCGGCGACAGAACTTTTCGCCTTAAAGTAAACCGCAAAGACGAAGAAGTGGTACGCAAAACCATAAAATTGGTTAACGACAAAGTATTGGAATACAAAACCAATTTCGCCGGGAAAGATATGCAGGATTACGTGTCAATGGCTTTGCTTTGGTTCGCCACCGAGCAAAACAAAGCCGGCAGTCTTATGATTGAACAGCAGGAAACCAATCAAAAACTCAACAGTCTCGAAAACCGTTTAGACAAACTCTTAAATGAATAA
- the rho gene encoding transcription termination factor Rho, whose product MYDILQLNDMLLPELLDIAEQLKVNVGKKSDKQELIYKILDKQAVNTADKQDGEKTTKGTRKRTVKATTANTTEDAEVMSGDEKPDAAPERKRERKIIKKSAAARTPKTEDVAEENNKQPVQKQTTPAPSPAADTTPKEDINSNNDIPEIPSSLLALLSNEEGDISAEDLEKMDEDELIASAQEQSKPPRYPQKNQRKEPAFNIEFDGIILSEGVLEMMPDGYGFLRSSDYNYLSSPDDVYVSPSQIKLFGLKTGDTVFGAVRPPKDGEKYFALLRVETINGKSPDEVRDRVPFDYLTPLFPFEKLNLFQGPTHYSTRIMDLFTPIGKGQRGLIVAPPKVGKTVLLKEVANAIAANHPECYLMVVLIDERPEEVTDMERSVKAEVIASTFDEPAEKHVKVSTMALQKAKRLVECGHDVVILLDSITRLARAHNTVAPASGKVLSGGVESNAMQKPKQFFGAARKIEFGGSLTILATALVDTGSKMDEVIFEEFKGTGNMELLLDRRLANKRIFPAIDLTASSTRRDDLLLDREVLSRMNILRVYLGDMKVEEAMNDLLKQMRGTKNNEEFLASMNG is encoded by the coding sequence ATGTACGACATTTTGCAATTAAACGACATGTTGCTGCCCGAACTATTGGACATTGCGGAGCAACTAAAAGTAAATGTGGGTAAAAAAAGCGATAAGCAGGAACTCATTTACAAAATTCTTGATAAACAAGCCGTAAACACTGCCGATAAACAAGACGGAGAAAAAACAACTAAAGGTACGCGCAAGCGCACCGTCAAAGCAACAACAGCCAACACAACTGAAGATGCTGAAGTGATGAGCGGCGATGAAAAACCGGATGCAGCTCCCGAAAGAAAGAGGGAGAGAAAAATCATCAAAAAATCTGCCGCAGCACGCACGCCAAAAACGGAAGATGTTGCAGAAGAAAATAACAAGCAACCTGTGCAAAAACAAACAACTCCTGCACCTTCCCCTGCCGCAGATACGACTCCAAAAGAAGACATAAACAGTAACAATGATATTCCGGAAATTCCGAGCTCCCTGCTTGCATTATTAAGTAACGAAGAGGGCGATATTTCTGCTGAAGATTTGGAAAAAATGGATGAGGATGAATTAATTGCTTCTGCACAGGAACAATCAAAACCACCACGTTATCCACAGAAAAATCAAAGAAAAGAACCTGCGTTTAATATTGAATTTGACGGTATTATTTTAAGTGAAGGTGTTTTGGAAATGATGCCCGACGGTTACGGGTTTTTGCGCTCGTCGGACTATAATTATTTGTCGTCTCCGGATGATGTATATGTTTCTCCATCACAAATAAAATTATTCGGATTAAAAACAGGCGATACGGTTTTTGGTGCGGTTCGTCCGCCAAAAGACGGCGAAAAATATTTTGCTTTGTTGCGTGTGGAAACCATCAACGGCAAAAGCCCCGACGAAGTGCGCGACCGCGTTCCGTTCGATTATCTCACGCCGTTATTTCCTTTTGAAAAATTAAATTTATTCCAAGGTCCGACGCATTACAGCACGCGCATTATGGACTTGTTTACACCCATCGGTAAAGGTCAGCGCGGCTTGATTGTAGCGCCGCCGAAAGTGGGTAAAACAGTGTTGCTGAAAGAAGTGGCAAATGCCATCGCAGCCAATCATCCTGAATGTTACTTAATGGTTGTGCTGATTGATGAACGTCCCGAAGAAGTTACCGATATGGAACGCAGTGTGAAAGCCGAAGTGATTGCTTCGACATTTGATGAGCCCGCGGAAAAGCACGTGAAAGTTTCTACAATGGCTTTGCAAAAAGCAAAACGTTTGGTAGAATGTGGGCATGATGTAGTTATTTTATTAGACAGCATTACGCGCCTCGCGCGCGCGCACAACACGGTTGCACCGGCATCGGGTAAGGTATTATCCGGTGGTGTGGAAAGCAACGCGATGCAAAAACCAAAACAATTTTTTGGCGCTGCGCGTAAGATTGAATTTGGCGGTTCATTGACAATTTTAGCAACAGCTTTGGTCGATACCGGAAGTAAAATGGATGAAGTGATTTTTGAAGAGTTTAAAGGAACCGGCAATATGGAACTCTTGCTGGATAGACGTTTGGCAAACAAACGCATCTTCCCTGCAATTGATTTGACGGCATCTTCAACACGCCGCGACGATTTGTTGTTGGACAGAGAAGTGCTCTCACGCATGAACATTCTGCGTGTTTATCTCGGCGACATGAAAGTGGAAGAAGCTATGAATGATTTGCTGAAACAAATGCGCGGAACGAAAAACAATGAAGAGTTTCTGGCAAGCATGAACGGATAA
- a CDS encoding NRAMP family divalent metal transporter, with protein sequence MRFFRLKGKHTAKFFRFWKQLGPGLITGASDDDPSGIATYSQAGAAYGLSTLWTALITFPLMASIQEMCARIGMVTSQGLTGILKKHYSKTALYLMLLFSFPAIVMNIGADIAGMGAVSNLLFPSVQSSYFCMAFTIVLLVLIIYLPYQKIAAVLKYLCVVLLVYLVVPFLCKQDWTAVLKHTFVPNLNFNKDFINILVAILGTTISPYLFFWQATMEVEDMKHKKQLIVDKKIIHEMKRDVDLGMLFSNIVMFFIILTAGTVLFNAGIHRIDTVEQAAEALKPLAGSAAYWLFAIGIIGTGLLGIPVLCGSLSYIISETFDWQEGLDKKFHEAKSFYIVIAVSLALGLSLNYIGITPVKGLIYSAILYGVTAPVLIAIVLHIANNKKVMGEFTNSKRSNIFGFITLILMTAAAVVLVYLEFFS encoded by the coding sequence ATGCGTTTTTTTAGACTAAAGGGAAAACACACTGCTAAATTTTTCCGTTTTTGGAAACAGCTTGGTCCCGGCTTAATTACAGGGGCAAGCGACGATGACCCGTCGGGCATTGCAACATATTCGCAAGCCGGTGCGGCTTACGGATTATCCACTTTGTGGACAGCGTTGATTACATTTCCGTTGATGGCTTCCATTCAGGAAATGTGCGCGCGTATCGGCATGGTTACTTCACAGGGCTTGACGGGCATTCTCAAAAAACATTATTCCAAAACAGCTTTGTATCTGATGCTTTTGTTCAGTTTTCCCGCTATTGTGATGAACATTGGCGCGGACATTGCAGGCATGGGCGCTGTAAGTAATTTGTTGTTTCCTTCCGTTCAATCGTCTTATTTCTGTATGGCGTTTACGATTGTTTTATTGGTGCTGATTATTTATCTGCCTTATCAAAAGATTGCAGCCGTTCTCAAATATTTATGCGTTGTATTGTTGGTATATTTAGTTGTTCCATTTTTGTGTAAGCAGGACTGGACAGCTGTTTTGAAGCATACATTTGTTCCGAATCTCAACTTTAATAAAGATTTCATCAACATACTTGTCGCAATTCTTGGTACTACTATTTCGCCATACTTATTTTTTTGGCAGGCGACAATGGAAGTTGAAGATATGAAGCATAAAAAGCAGCTCATCGTGGATAAAAAAATCATTCACGAGATGAAACGCGACGTTGATTTGGGAATGTTGTTTTCCAATATCGTCATGTTCTTCATTATTCTCACGGCGGGTACGGTTTTATTTAATGCAGGCATTCATCGCATTGACACGGTGGAGCAGGCGGCGGAAGCGTTGAAACCATTGGCGGGCAGCGCGGCGTATTGGCTGTTTGCCATCGGCATTATCGGAACGGGATTGTTGGGCATTCCTGTTTTGTGCGGCTCGCTTTCTTACATTATTTCTGAAACATTCGACTGGCAGGAAGGTTTGGATAAAAAATTTCATGAAGCAAAATCTTTTTACATAGTTATTGCCGTGTCGCTTGCGCTTGGTCTGTCTTTAAATTATATCGGCATCACACCCGTGAAAGGGTTAATTTATTCAGCTATTTTGTACGGAGTTACCGCGCCTGTTTTGATTGCGATTGTGCTGCACATTGCCAACAACAAAAAAGTAATGGGCGAATTTACCAATAGCAAGCGGTCAAATATTTTTGGCTTTATTACATTAATATTAATGACAGCGGCGGCGGTTGTGTTGGTCTATTTGGAATTTTTTAGCTAA
- a CDS encoding 1,4-dihydroxy-6-naphthoate synthase has translation MKFTLGFSPCPNDTFIFDALINHKFDTEGLHFDVHLEDVQTLNNWAREGKLDISKISYGVLPLLTESHVVLASGGALGQGVGPLLISNKEVSEAEINESVIAIPGENTTAHMLFSLAYPNAKNKVFKVFNEIEDFVLSRKGLGVIIHENRFTYAEKGLTKVVDLGDYWEKTTGSPIPLGGIVAKRNIPLPMIKKIDNAIRKSVEYAYENHYIDNLPDYIKEHSQEMSEDVMRQHIQLYVNSFSFKLGKAGRDAVREMLKVYLNIHPEAKLSELEIFASKLY, from the coding sequence ATGAAATTTACTTTAGGTTTTAGCCCATGTCCTAATGACACATTTATCTTTGACGCATTAATTAATCACAAATTTGATACAGAAGGTCTTCATTTTGATGTGCATCTCGAAGATGTTCAAACGCTCAATAACTGGGCAAGAGAAGGCAAGCTGGATATTTCCAAAATCAGCTACGGCGTATTACCGTTATTAACGGAAAGCCATGTGGTGCTGGCAAGCGGCGGCGCTTTAGGTCAGGGCGTAGGACCATTGTTGATTAGTAATAAAGAAGTTTCCGAAGCAGAAATTAACGAAAGTGTGATTGCCATTCCGGGCGAAAACACTACCGCACATATGCTGTTTTCATTGGCTTATCCCAATGCAAAAAACAAAGTGTTCAAAGTGTTTAATGAAATTGAAGATTTTGTTTTGAGCAGAAAAGGTCTTGGTGTAATTATTCACGAAAACCGCTTCACTTATGCGGAAAAAGGTCTGACCAAAGTGGTTGACCTCGGCGATTATTGGGAAAAAACAACAGGCTCTCCTATTCCGCTTGGCGGTATTGTCGCAAAGAGAAATATTCCGTTGCCGATGATTAAAAAAATTGACAACGCCATTCGCAAAAGCGTGGAATATGCTTACGAAAATCATTACATCGATAATCTGCCCGATTATATCAAAGAACATTCACAGGAAATGAGCGAAGACGTAATGCGCCAGCATATTCAGTTGTATGTGAACAGTTTTAGTTTCAAACTGGGCAAGGCAGGGCGCGACGCCGTGCGCGAAATGCTGAAAGTATATCTGAACATCCACCCTGAAGCAAAGCTGAGCGAACTTGAAATTTTCGCAAGCAAGCTTTACTAA